In the Quercus lobata isolate SW786 chromosome 5, ValleyOak3.0 Primary Assembly, whole genome shotgun sequence genome, one interval contains:
- the LOC115988350 gene encoding LOW QUALITY PROTEIN: protein PLANT CADMIUM RESISTANCE 8 (The sequence of the model RefSeq protein was modified relative to this genomic sequence to represent the inferred CDS: inserted 1 base in 1 codon) produces MGRVEATQDGEIPQLGEPIGSFTPKFQEQKNQAIGSPWSTGLFDCHEHQTNAIMTAFLPCVTFGQIAEVLDAGKMTCHLGSFIYLLMMPALCSQWIIGSKYRTKLRKKYDXVEAPYTDVISHIFCPCCSLCQEFRELKNRGLDPALGWNGILAEQEGRRHHDQTVAVPPPKQAMYT; encoded by the exons ATGGGTAGGGTCGAAGCCACCCAGGATGGAGAAATACCACAACTTGGTGAACCTATTGGTTCATTTACTCCTAAGTTTCAAGAACAGAAGAATCAGGCCATTGGAAGCCCCTGGAGCACCGGATTATTCGACTGTCATGAACACCAGACAAATG CCATTATGACAGCCTTTTTACCTTGTGTGACATTTGGGCAGATAGCAGAAGTCCTTGATGCTGGCAAAATGA CTTGTCATTTGGGGAGTTTCATTTACCTCTTGATGATGCCTGCCTTGTGCTCTCAATGGATAATCGGCTCAAAATATAGAACAAAGCTGAGGAAGAAGTATG TGGTAGAAGCTCCGTATACAGATGTGATCTCTCACATCTTTTGTCCATGCTGTTCCCTTTGTCAGGAGTTCAGAGAGCTTAAAAACAGAGGACTTGATCCTGCTCTAG GATGGAATGGAATTCTTGCTGAACAAGAAGGAAGAAGGCATCATGATCAAACCGTAGCTGTCCCTCCTCCAAAGCAAGCCATGTATACCTAA
- the LOC115991955 gene encoding cytochrome c-type biogenesis CcmH-like mitochondrial protein, producing the protein MESEDDVVKKTRTMEARARNISHNVRCTECGSQSIEDSQADIAILLRKLIRDEIQSGKTDKEIFKKLEDDFGETVLYAPKFDLQTAALWLSPLIVAGGAVGVWAFNKHRKQTNVHIMALNLVRGVSLTPKEKETMLDLLTPPPSEGTTRSWWRRWQGQ; encoded by the exons ATGGAGAGTGAAGATGATGTAGTGAAGAAGACAAGGACGATGGAAGCCCGGGCAAGAAACATCAGTCACAATGTCCGGTGCACTGAATGTGGAAGTCAATCCATTGAAGATTCGCAAGCGGATATTGCAATTCTTCTCAGGAAG TTAATTCGTGATGAGATTCAATCTGGGAAGACTGACAAAGAGATTTTTAAAAAGCTTGAGGATGATTTTGGGGAGACAGTACTTTATGCCCCAAAGTTTGACCTGCAGACTGCAGCATTGTGGCTCTCACCG CTTATAGTTGCAGGTGGTGCTGTAGGAGTATGGGCTTTCAACAAGCACAGGAAACAGACTAACGTTCACATCATGGCTTTAAACCTTGTTAGAGGGGTTTCATTGACACCAAAAGAGAAGGAAACAATGCTAGATCTCCTCACGCCTCCTCCTTCAGAAGGAACTACTCGATCCTGGTGGAGGAGATGGCAAGGTCAATGA